The following coding sequences lie in one Bactrocera neohumeralis isolate Rockhampton unplaced genomic scaffold, APGP_CSIRO_Bneo_wtdbg2-racon-allhic-juicebox.fasta_v2 ctg3543, whole genome shotgun sequence genomic window:
- the LOC126767007 gene encoding LOW QUALITY PROTEIN: monoacylglycerol lipase-like (The sequence of the model RefSeq protein was modified relative to this genomic sequence to represent the inferred CDS: inserted 1 base in 1 codon) produces the protein MCSWFRAGHDLPYAKPSRIPPDPTLFPNYIQNAQGLWLRFVEWWPRREVKAVKGVVFIISGLGDYSGRYDSVALRFTEAGYVCFSVDNQGAGGSEGVRLYVERFTHFVDDYQLFVHHMLDKYPELTQLPRFLLGHSMGGLIATHVAMRDPEYFQGVILSGPAFGASFVSALLKKVAXCMSNILPKFPVTKLEAKLVSTNKPVAELALQDPFCPAAHCVHVLVMNYFFAQDQMFAQVKEGNKSSFPFLIVHGSDDAFCSPAMSMRFYEEATSQDKDYKLYPGAFHEVLTEVCRGQVMKDVLEFVNKRTNV, from the exons ATGTGCAGCTGGTTCCGAGCGGGGCACGATCTGCCGTACGCCAAGCCGAGCCGCATCCCTCCTGACCCCACACTCTTCCCCAATTACATCCAAAACGCGCAAGGCCTGTGGCTCCGTTTCGTCGAGTGGTGGCCGCGGCGCGAGGTGAAGGCGGTGAAGGGCGTCGTCTTCATCATCAGCGGCCTGGGGGATTACAGCGGCCGCTACGACTCCGTCGCCCTGCGCTTTACGGAGGCGGGCTACGTGTGCTTCTCGGTCGACAATCAAGGCGCGGGAGGGAGCGAGGGAGTTCGCCTCTACGTGGAACGCTTCACGCACTTTGTGGACGACTACCAGCTCTTCGTGCATCACATGCTGGACAAGTACCCGGAGCTGACGCAGCTGCCCCGCTTTCTTCTGGGACACTCGATGGGCGGCCTTATCGCCACGCACGTGGCCATGCGTGATCCGGAGTACTTCCAAGGCGTCATTCTAAGCGGACCTGCCTTTGGTGCTTCTTTCGTCAGTGCGCTGTTGAAGAAGGTGG CCTGCATGTCGAACATCCTGCCCAAGTTTCCCGTGACGAAGTTGGAGGCGAAGTTGGTGTCGACGAACAAGCCAGTGGCGGAGCTTGCCCTGCAAGACCCGTTTTGTCCGGCGGCTCACTGCGTGCACGTTTTGGTCATGAACTACTTCTTTGCACAGGATCAGATGTTCGCACAAGTGAAGGAAGGCAACAAGTCTTCTTTCCCCTTCTTGATTGTCCATGGCAGCGACGACGCATTTTGCAGTCCGGCGATGTCGATGCGCTTCTATGAAGAAGCAACCTCACAGGACAAGGATTACAAACTGTATCCTGGTGCGTTTCACGAGGTGCTAACCGAGGTATGCCGTGGTCAGGTGATGAAAGATGTGCTCGAGTTTGTCAACAAGCGCACCAACGTCTAA